From the genome of Zonotrichia leucophrys gambelii isolate GWCS_2022_RI chromosome 24, RI_Zleu_2.0, whole genome shotgun sequence, one region includes:
- the NRGN gene encoding neurogranin, with protein sequence MDCCNEGACTKLDEDILDIPLDDPDANAAAAKIQASFRGHMTRKKIKGGEIDRKTKDAECANSTRGGDLRNGD encoded by the exons ATGGACTGCTGCAAT GAGGGAGCCTGCACAAAGCTGGACGAGGACATCCTGGACATCCCTTTGGACGATCCCGATGCCAACGCGGCAGCTGCCAAGATCCAGGCTAGTTTCCGTGGCCATATGACCCGCAAGAAGATCAAAGGGGGCGAGATCGATCGGAAAACCAAGGACGCCGAGTGCGCCAACAGCACCCGCGGCGGCGACCTCCGCAACGGCGACTAG
- the SPA17 gene encoding sperm surface protein Sp17, whose translation MSIAAANTSMRVPAGFRNLLEGLAREVLREQPTDVVAFAAQYFQKLLESREAGGTDPVAWGAMLEDDRLTWPPSEDLKEAKDTEG comes from the exons ATGTCCATCGCCGCCGCCAACACCAGCATGAGGGTGCCCGCCGGCTTCCGGAACCTGCTGGAGGGGCTGGCGCGGGAAGTGCTGCGGGAGCAGCCCACCGACGTGGTGGCCTTTGCAGCGCAGTACTTCCAAaagctgctggagagcagagagg ctggtgGCACTGACCCGGTGGCGTGGGGAGCCATGCTGGAGGACGACCGTCTCACCTGGCCTCCTTCCGAG GACCTGAAAGAGGCCAAGGACACGGAGGGGTag
- the SIAE gene encoding sialate O-acetylesterase, with translation MAAWALLALLALAPAAAGGMLSFASYYGDHMVLQQKPSGAVVWGHGELGAVVTLTLSGASGLVIMEKTAQVKGPSGTWTTVLNPMDRGGPYALTAEQGLENVTLRDIYFGDVWLCSGQSNMAMTVLQVANASQELAAAARYPYVRVFAAAPARSSVELEDLEQIDLPWSIPTAEILGHGNFTYFSAVCWLLGRSLYDALGTPIGLVEVAWGGTPIEAWSSRRVLQACGLPEDTGSTSPHQHPSGPKTPSVLWNAMIHPLLNMTLRGVAWYQGEENTLLNTDQYNCTFPALIADWRWAFHTGSAGQTEPRLPFGFVQLSTYRHESADDSFPRLRWHQTADLGVVPNARMPSTFMAVAMDLGDEHSPYGSVHPRDKQSVAHRLLLGALAVAYGDKGLVFQGPFPTRAVLEVTRGLLNVTYSQELIWRQRDAQAFEVCCSSLASPCQWLLAPVVAVRSHTVTLALSGCRTLVLGLRYAWAEWPCEYLACPLYNSQGLPAPSFLLDTLPAGSTAEGRELLLLPSSGFPLN, from the exons ATGGCGGCGTGggcgctgctggcgctgctggctctggctccGGCGGCCGCAG GGGGGATGCTCAGCTTTGCCTCCTACTATGGTGACCACatggtgctgcagcagaagcCCTCGGGGGCCGTGGTGTGGGGCCACGGGGAGCTCGGGGCCGTGGTGACCCTGACTCTCTCAGGTGCCAGTGGCCTCGTCATCATGGAGAAAACAGCTCAGGTTAAAG gACCTTCTGGGACTTGGACAACTGTCCTGAACCCAATGGACCGGGGCGGTCCCTATGCACTGACAGCCGAGCAGGGCTTGGAGAACGTGACCCTGCGGGACATCTACTTTGGAGACGTGTGGCTTTGCAGTGGGCAGAGCAACATGGCAATGACAGTCCTGCAG GTGGCCAATGCCAGCCAGGAGCTCGCTGCCGCCGCTCGCTATCCCTACGTCCGTGTCTTTGCTGCGGCGCCTGCCCGCTCCAGCGTGGAGCTGGAGGACCTGGAGCAGATTGATTTGCCATGGTCCATCCCCACAGCTG AAATCCTGGGCCACGGGAATTTCACCTACTTCTCGGCCGTGTGCTGGCTCTTGGGGCGCTCCCTGTATGATGCTCTGGGGACCCCCATCGGGCTGGTGGAGGTGGCCTGGGGAGGGACCCCCATCGAGGCCTGGTCCTCCCGCCGGGTTCTGCAGGCATGTGGGCTCCCAGAGGACACAGGGAG CACCTCCCCACATCAGCATCCCTCTGGCCCAAAAACGCCCTCGGTGCTCTGGAATGCCATGATCCACCCGCTGCTCAACATGACCCTGCGGGGCGTCGCTTGGTACCAGG GTGAGGAGAATACCCTGCTGAACACAGACCAGTACAACTGCACCTTCCCTGCACTCATTGCTGACTGGCGCTGGGCGTTCCACACCGGATCAGCCGGACAGACGGAGCCACGTCTCCCCTTTGGCTTTGTGCAG CTGTCCACCTACCGCCATGAGAGTGCAGACGACAGCTTTCCCCGGCTCCGCTGGCACCAGACAGCCGACCTGGGCGTTGTTCCCAACGCCAGGATGCCCAGCACTTTCATGGCTGTGGCCATGGATCTGGGGGATGAGCACTCTCCCTATGGCAg TGTCCACCCCCGGGACAAGCAGAGCGTGGCTCACCGACTGCTGCTGGGTGCCTTGGCTGTGGCCTATGGGGACAAGGGCCTCGTGTTCCAGGGACCATTTCCCACCCGGGCTGTCCTGGAGGTGACCAGGGGGCTGCTGAATGTCACCTACAGCCAGGAGCTCATCTGGCGCCAGAGGGACGCACAGGCATTTGAG gtgtgctgctccagcctggcctccccGTGCCAGTGGCTGCTGGCACCAGTGGTGGCAGTAAGGTCCCACACAGTGACGCTGGCCCTGAGTGGCTGCAGGAcgctggtgctggggctgcgCTATGCCTGGGCTGAGTGGCCCTGCGAGTACCTGGCCTGTCCCCTCTACAACTCCCAGGGGCTGCCTGCACCCTCCTTCCTGCTGGAcaccctccctgcagggagcactgctgaagggagggagctgctgctcctccccagctctgggttcCCCCTAAATTAG